In one Dermacentor variabilis isolate Ectoservices chromosome 4, ASM5094787v1, whole genome shotgun sequence genomic region, the following are encoded:
- the LOC142579496 gene encoding uncharacterized protein LOC142579496 yields the protein MCRLEHCRRSSAPLLPLIAATLVLATTVSCATGGVRPSSSSSPTSASGTKKTEIWQIDLLPDNGGGRGVGHGGGNGGGFGPVAPPQPPPVIHHHHHQANDRGAVGGGVHHVGNMGLHTFATAGGGESYEQQMPLHAIVHTPMQVDPTSRWPSSSDCAMTNKDMSVAAPLVALFVGLALALPMLGLLFIAKMHLLSALTGSSGTHTVTTSVGGRKEDVLERRLADAWPAFRDAVSKYVLDGRSVGTTKNMTAHSM from the exons ATGTGCCGGCTGGAGCACTGCAGGCGCTCCTCAGCTCCTCTCCTTCCACTGATCGCGGCAACTCTCGTCCTGGCGACGACGGTTTCCTGTGCTACGGGCGGTGTGCGaccgtcctcgtcgtcgtcgccgaCGAGTGCATCGGGCACCAAGAAGACCGAAATCTGGCAGATCGACTTGCTGCCCGACAACGGAGGTGGCCGGGGCGTCGGCCACGGGGGCGGCAATGGTGGCGGCTTCGGGCCCGTCGCACCCCCGCAACCACCGCCGGtcatccaccaccaccaccaccaagcgAACGACAGGGGCGCAGTCGGTGGAGGCGTTCATCACGTGGGAAACATGGGCCTGCACACGTTCGCAACGGCGGGCGGTGGCGAGTCTTACGAGCAGCAGATGCCGCTTCACGCCATCGTGCACACCCCGATGCAG GTCGACCCGACGTCCAGGTGGCCGTCAAGCTCGGACTGCGCCATGACCAACAAGGACATGTCGGTGGCGGCGCCTCTCGTTGCGCTGTTCGTGGGACTGGCGCTGGCGCTGCCCATGCTGGGCCTGCTGTTCATCGCCAAGATGCACCTCTTGTCGGCGCTGACGGGGTCCTCGGGCACCCACACGGTCACCACCAGCGTGGGCGGGCGCAAGGAGGACGTGCTGGAGCGTCGGCTGGCCGACGCCTGGCCCGCCTTTCGAGACGCCGTCAGCAAATATGTGCTCGACGGCAGGTCCGTCGGGACAACCAAGAACATGACAGCGCATTCCATGTAG